The sequence below is a genomic window from Effusibacillus lacus.
GCTCTCTTGGACGGCGACGACATTGAAAACATTGAGTATCTGGCGAAGTTCTTCAACCTGAGTATGGAAGATGCACAGCATCTCTCCAGCTTCCTGAAATTGCCGCTTACGAACCCTGTCCGCACGGAACAATATTGATACACGCAAAGAAAATGCCCTTATGTCGATAGGACAAAATATTTATTTTCCTATCGACCAGGCAATTGGCCCCCGGATGATTCCGGGGGCTCCTTTCTTTGCGCTTCTCTACTTAATCCGAACCCCATACATGAATTAAATCAATAATTGTTGGCATAGTTTCAAGGGACATGATGTACCTTGTACTGATATGGTACAATCCAAAGGAGGGGTTGTCATGTTCGAATCCCTTTGGCATCAATTCCTCATCTGGGTGCATAATGCGGGGTATCAGGGTATGGGAGCCGACCTCTTGCTGGAAGGGCTGGGAGTTCCTTTTCCCGGAGACGCCGTCATGGCATTCTATGGGTATATGATATCAGCCGGTCATTTTTCCTATGTACAAGCTGTTGCTTGGTGTGCGGCGGGTTGTTGGCTGGGATCCATCGCCGCCTTTTTTGTGGGCCGCACTTACGGTGTCGGCTTTCTTCAACGATTTGGCCGGTTCCTTCTGCTCAGGCCGAAACATGTTCGGGAAACGGAACTTTTGTCCATGCGGTACGGAGTCTGGATTTTGGTTTTTGGACGGTTTCTGCCCGGAGTGCGAACTTTGTCCAGTTACTTTGCCGGCATCGGACGAATGAGTTGGCCCACTTTTCTGCTGATGTCCTTGTTGGGGTTTGCCATGTGGTGTGCCGCATGGCTCTGGATCGGTGTCTGGTTCGGAGAGCATTGGGATCAGATCCTGGAAAGAATCAACCAGCTCCTGCTTGCTCTGGTTCTTCTCATCATCATGGCAGGGTTTTGGTGGTGGAAAAGAAACTGAATGGACGGATTTCGGGAGGTACTTTCGTGGCAATCAAGAAGCTGGAATACTGTCTGGGCAATCTGCAAAACAACGGTACCCACCTGGTGTATGACAAGATTAAGGAAGAATTCCCCCAATTGACACAAAACCGCTGGGCGTGTCTTGGCAACTGCTCCGAATGTTACAAAAGACCGTTTGTGTTAATCGACGAAAAGGAGATCCTCTCCGCAGAAACACCGGAGGAACTGCTGGATCAAGTTCTGAATAAAATCGGGACCCTGGCCTGAAAGGAGCTGTGCCATAATCCTGTCAGGGACAGCCCCTATCCAATAAACCGATCGATCAGCTTGGCCAAAAACGCGACAAACATCCCCCCTGGATAAAGAACCAACAGGGAAAGAATCGTTCCGGCAAGTCGGCTCACCGCCAACAGAACCATGGATGATCTGACCACTCCCATGTCCAGTTTGCGATGAATTCCTTGATCCATAATCAGGGCTCCACGAGGGTCGACCAGGAACAGCAGGAGAAAAGCGGCCACCGCGTTGATTGCCCCCGACAAACTGCTTCCCAACAGCCGGATGTCCGGTTCGAACGCGCCCGCATAGTAAGCCGCAATGGAACCTACCGTAAACAACCCGTACAGTACGGCGTTCAAGATGATCATATCCTTCGGCACGCCTTCCCAGCCTATTCCCTTCCACATGCTCCATTTCGGCGCTCTCCAGCAACCGGCCAATTCTTTCAAGCCCTGTTTGCTGAAAAAGAGGGATTTAAAAACCCGCATGGAAGTTTCGTGCTTCTCCATTTGCTGGATCCCAAGCTCATAAAACCTGTCGGTTGCAGGTAACAGCAGGATGGCGGCCGCTGTTCCAACAGCTGCACCCAACAATACGAATTCCAGCGCAAAGAACGGATCTGTCCCCTGTTTGGCAGCCGTTTCCACAATTCCCGCTATCAGCGGCAGATAAAGAAAAGTGGTCATTCGGGAACCGAATGTCAGCATGGCAAACAGCGAGTTGGCAACCGCCAGCTGTTTCGTCCTGACCCCCGCCAATCTGGCCGCATACGCGGTTGTGTCTATAAAGTTAGTCACGGCGATCATAACAAAGATAAACAGCAACAAGCCGACCTCAAATTGGCCGCCGGTGACACGCTCCATCCAATCCAACGAATTCACTCCAACCTAACAATGATCCACAAATGTCTTAAATAATTGATAAAAAATCGGGTGCCGGCGCCACATATTCTCCGGGTGCCACTGAACACCCACCACATACCGATGAGCAGGACTTTCAACCGCTTCTATTACACCGTCCGGTGCGGTTCCCGATACGACAAATCCCGGTGCTGCATCCTTGATCGATTGATGATGAAAGCTGTTCACCCGGATCTGTTTCTTCCGGAAGATGGAGGCCAACTTCGTCCCCTCTTCAATCATCACCTCATGGGACGCATGCCAGCGGGGCGATTTTTGCATATGCTGAAGGACTTTTCTTTTCTGTACCGCCAAGTCCTGATACAAACTTCCACCAGCCGCCACATTCAGTACCTGCATACCCCGGCAGATGGCAAAGATCGGCTTGTCAAGCTGCAGGAAGGCTCTGGTCAGTTTCCACTCCATCTCGTCCCTCACAGGTGAAACTTCCCCCAGTTGGGGGATCGGTTCCTCCCCGAAGTAGGAAGGGTCCAAATCCACCCCTCCCGTCAGGAGCAGACCGTCCAACTGATCGGCCAACGTCTGGATCTCATCCTCTTCGGTCATCATCGGCAGCACCACAGGCATAGCGCCCGCTTGCAGAATGGCTGACGTGTAATCATCGCCCGCAAAGATCCCTTCAACACCCGAACGCAACGTCAAGACGGAAGCGGTAACTCCGATTCTTTTGCGCATAGGACCCTACCTCCAATACTCCAGATTCTTCCATGCAAGCGAAGGCCCTTTGGTTATCATCCTATGCACACGACATCCGGCAAGGTTCTCCGCTCGGGCTATTCCGCCCAGCTGTCCAGATAGCGCTTCTGCTCTTCCGTCAGTTCATCAATCCCGATACCCCAGGTCTTCAGGCGAAGCTTTGCCACATACTCATCGAGATGATCCGGCACCGAGTAGACCCTGGGTTGAAGTTCAGCCCGGTTCTCAACCACATGACGAAGCGCGAGCGCCTGCAGGGCGAATGTCATATCCATCACTTCTGCCGGGTGGCCGTCTCCTGCAGCCAGGTTGACCAACCGGCCTTCTGCCAGCAGATAGACTTTGCGTCCGTCGGCGAATGCAAACTCTTCAATGTTGTTGCGAACCGTTCGCACTGTTTTTGCCATGCCGTGCAGGTCGTTCTTGTTGATCTCCACGTCAAAATGACCGGCATTGCAAAGTACGGCCCCATCCTTCATTACATAGAAATGTTCGGCGGTAATCACATCCTTGTTTCCCGTAACGGTGATAAAGAAATCCCCCACTCGGGCAGCGTCAATCAGCGGCATCACTTCAAATCCATCCATGACCGCTTCCACCGCTTTGATCGGGTCGATCTCCGTTACGACAACCTTCGCTCCCAGCCCCTTGGCACGCATGGCAACACCTTTGCCGCACCAGCCATATCCGACAACTACCGCCGTCTTGCCGGATACCACCAGGTTGGTAGTCCGCATGATTCCATCCCAAACGGACTGACCTGTTCCGTACCGGTTGTCAAAAAGATATTTGCAGTACGCATCGTTTACAGCCATCATTGGAAACTGCAGCTTGCCTTCCTTCTCCATGGACCGCAGCCGGAGGATCCCTGTTGTCGTCTCCTCGCAACCGCCAAGTATAGATTTGGTCTGGTCCAACCGCTCACTGTGCAGAGTGGCTACCAGATCGCCCCCATCGTCAATGATGGCATCCGGTCGGAAGTCAAGCGCCATGTTGATGTGCTTCTTGTATTCCTCCATGCTGGCTCCGTACCATGCATATCCGTAGATCCCGCCATCTACCAGAGCCGCAACCACGTCATCCTGCGTAGACAAAGGATTGGAAGCCACCACCGCCACTTCCGCACCTCCCGCGTGAACTACCTTCGCCAGGTAAGCTGTCTTGGCCTCCAGATGGAGACATATGGTAACCTTCTTGCCTCGAAAGGGTTTATCCTTCTCAAACTGGTCTTTGATGCTGTTCAGCAGGGGCATGTGGGCAGCCACCCAATCAATTTTCAGCTTTCCCTGGGGGGCCAGTTTCAGATCACGAATTTGTGATTCCGCCGCTGTGATTGACACCGTTCCATCACCTTTCCTTATGTCGCTGAATGGTCTTTTCCTACGGGTAAATTGTCACTTCGTATCATACCAGTAAACAAAGCCGTCCGCCAGCCTCCAGACACAGGCTCCAACGAACGGCTTTCCTTCCATCGGGTAAGTAAGTCTTTCCGGCCCGCCACCGGGGACACGCAGGACAAACTTTATTAGCGGGTATGAAGTTTCTCCAACTGTTCCAGGAACAAGGGATTCAGAACTTTGATGTATGTCCCTTTCATGCCGAGCGAACGGGATTCAATGACCCCCGCCGATTCCAGTTTGCGGATGGCATTCACAATAACCGAACGGGTAATGCCAACCCGGTCGGCCACTTTGCTGGCAACCAGCAGCCCTTCGTTTCCTTCAAGCTCCTGGAAGATATGA
It includes:
- a CDS encoding gamma-glutamyl-gamma-aminobutyrate hydrolase family protein, whose amino-acid sequence is MRKRIGVTASVLTLRSGVEGIFAGDDYTSAILQAGAMPVVLPMMTEEDEIQTLADQLDGLLLTGGVDLDPSYFGEEPIPQLGEVSPVRDEMEWKLTRAFLQLDKPIFAICRGMQVLNVAAGGSLYQDLAVQKRKVLQHMQKSPRWHASHEVMIEEGTKLASIFRKKQIRVNSFHHQSIKDAAPGFVVSGTAPDGVIEAVESPAHRYVVGVQWHPENMWRRHPIFYQLFKTFVDHC
- a CDS encoding DUF1450 domain-containing protein, producing MAIKKLEYCLGNLQNNGTHLVYDKIKEEFPQLTQNRWACLGNCSECYKRPFVLIDEKEILSAETPEELLDQVLNKIGTLA
- a CDS encoding adenosylhomocysteinase; this encodes MSITAAESQIRDLKLAPQGKLKIDWVAAHMPLLNSIKDQFEKDKPFRGKKVTICLHLEAKTAYLAKVVHAGGAEVAVVASNPLSTQDDVVAALVDGGIYGYAWYGASMEEYKKHINMALDFRPDAIIDDGGDLVATLHSERLDQTKSILGGCEETTTGILRLRSMEKEGKLQFPMMAVNDAYCKYLFDNRYGTGQSVWDGIMRTTNLVVSGKTAVVVGYGWCGKGVAMRAKGLGAKVVVTEIDPIKAVEAVMDGFEVMPLIDAARVGDFFITVTGNKDVITAEHFYVMKDGAVLCNAGHFDVEINKNDLHGMAKTVRTVRNNIEEFAFADGRKVYLLAEGRLVNLAAGDGHPAEVMDMTFALQALALRHVVENRAELQPRVYSVPDHLDEYVAKLRLKTWGIGIDELTEEQKRYLDSWAE
- a CDS encoding lipid II flippase family protein, giving the protein MERVTGGQFEVGLLLFIFVMIAVTNFIDTTAYAARLAGVRTKQLAVANSLFAMLTFGSRMTTFLYLPLIAGIVETAAKQGTDPFFALEFVLLGAAVGTAAAILLLPATDRFYELGIQQMEKHETSMRVFKSLFFSKQGLKELAGCWRAPKWSMWKGIGWEGVPKDMIILNAVLYGLFTVGSIAAYYAGAFEPDIRLLGSSLSGAINAVAAFLLLFLVDPRGALIMDQGIHRKLDMGVVRSSMVLLAVSRLAGTILSLLVLYPGGMFVAFLAKLIDRFIG
- a CDS encoding DedA family protein; amino-acid sequence: MFESLWHQFLIWVHNAGYQGMGADLLLEGLGVPFPGDAVMAFYGYMISAGHFSYVQAVAWCAAGCWLGSIAAFFVGRTYGVGFLQRFGRFLLLRPKHVRETELLSMRYGVWILVFGRFLPGVRTLSSYFAGIGRMSWPTFLLMSLLGFAMWCAAWLWIGVWFGEHWDQILERINQLLLALVLLIIMAGFWWWKRN